In one window of Frigoriglobus tundricola DNA:
- a CDS encoding leucine-rich repeat domain-containing protein: protein MLRMVALALTLPGLCLCSPVRADDAEDKAAAFVQKLGGKVTRDERAPGKPVVAVILFNTKVTDAVLKDLAPLKNLNKLTLLDTKVTDAGLKNLAPLKNLTALTLFDTPVTDAGLKELAPLKALTSLSLYRTAVTDAGLKELVPLKNLTALDLSRTRVTDAGLKELAALKNLTTLRLSGTPVTDAGLKELVPLKNLTALDLNRTEVTDAGLKELAILKNLTTLSLSTKVTDAGLKELATLQKLTALDLSGTKVTGAGLKNLAPLQRLTALNLNSAEVTDAGLKDLAALQNLTSLDLGFTRVTDAGLRDLAPLQNLTSLDLGFTKVTDAGLKELAPLKNLTTLRLNGTPVTDAGPNELAPLKSLAALNLGRTQVTDAGLKDVAALKNLTGLNLSETPVTNGGLKELATLQKLTALNLSGTQVTKDGVAELQKALLKCQIYGP, encoded by the coding sequence ATGCTCAGGATGGTTGCGCTCGCTCTGACGTTGCCGGGGCTGTGCCTGTGCTCGCCCGTCCGCGCCGACGACGCCGAGGACAAGGCCGCCGCGTTCGTGCAAAAGCTCGGCGGGAAGGTCACCCGCGACGAGAGGGCACCCGGGAAACCGGTCGTCGCCGTCATCCTATTCAACACGAAGGTGACGGACGCGGTGCTGAAAGACCTGGCCCCGCTGAAGAACCTCAACAAACTCACCCTACTCGACACGAAGGTGACGGACGCAGGGCTGAAGAACCTGGCCCCGCTGAAGAACCTCACCGCACTCACATTGTTCGACACGCCAGTGACTGACGCGGGGTTGAAGGAACTGGCCCCCCTCAAGGCCCTCACCTCGCTCAGCCTGTATCGCACAGCGGTGACGGACGCGGGGCTGAAGGAACTGGTCCCGCTCAAGAACCTCACCGCACTCGACCTGAGCCGCACGAGGGTAACGGACGCGGGACTGAAGGAACTGGCTGCACTCAAAAACCTCACCACGCTCCGCCTGAGCGGCACGCCGGTGACGGACGCGGGACTGAAGGAACTGGTCCCCCTCAAGAACCTCACCGCACTCGACCTGAACCGCACGGAGGTGACGGACGCGGGACTGAAGGAACTGGCTATACTTAAAAACCTCACCACACTCAGCCTGAGCACGAAGGTAACGGACGCGGGGCTGAAGGAACTGGCCACACTTCAGAAACTCACCGCGCTCGACCTGAGCGGCACGAAGGTGACGGGTGCGGGGTTGAAGAACCTGGCCCCACTCCAGAGACTCACCGCACTCAACCTGAACAGCGCGGAGGTGACGGATGCGGGGTTGAAGGATCTGGCCGCACTCCAGAACCTGACCTCACTCGACCTCGGCTTCACCAGGGTGACGGACGCGGGGCTGAGGGACCTGGCCCCACTTCAGAACCTGACCTCACTCGACCTCGGCTTCACCAAGGTGACGGACGCGGGGCTGAAGGAACTGGCCCCGCTGAAGAACCTCACCACGCTCCGACTGAACGGCACGCCGGTGACGGACGCGGGACCGAATGAACTGGCTCCACTCAAGAGCCTCGCCGCACTCAACCTTGGTCGCACACAGGTGACGGACGCGGGGCTCAAGGATGTGGCCGCACTCAAGAACCTCACCGGGCTCAACCTGAGCGAGACGCCGGTGACGAACGGGGGGTTGAAGGAACTGGCCACACTCCAGAAACTCACCGCGCTCAACCTGAGCGGCACGCAGGTGACCAAAGACGGCGTGGCGGAGCTGCAAAAAGCCCTGCTGAAGTGCCAGATTTATGGCCCCTGA
- a CDS encoding ParB N-terminal domain-containing protein encodes MARTETPTVTVGGLVYRLPHLDLFRPLTTPERDRLKASVAEHGVLHAVVTYDSHTFGKRCVIDGANRLMICHELEKFAPVKHRGELTDDTARELAVASNVDRRHLSVKLQMEVRAERVERVKEAKRAGASLRQIAQAEGVSHVQIRRDLGGEGVTPVTPEPAPEPTDPLTAARTSLDRLRAALDALTGSDLAPHLLRLIRRHEVEPAGLVAKLEAVLADLEAERVCGFEV; translated from the coding sequence ATGGCGCGCACGGAGACCCCCACGGTGACGGTCGGCGGGCTGGTGTACCGGCTCCCGCACCTGGACCTGTTCCGCCCCCTCACCACCCCCGAACGGGACCGCCTCAAGGCGTCCGTCGCCGAACACGGCGTGCTGCACGCCGTCGTCACCTACGACTCGCACACCTTCGGCAAGCGGTGCGTCATCGACGGCGCCAACCGCCTCATGATCTGCCACGAACTCGAAAAGTTCGCCCCGGTCAAGCACCGCGGCGAGCTGACCGACGACACCGCCCGCGAACTCGCCGTCGCGTCCAACGTGGACCGGCGGCACCTCTCGGTGAAGCTCCAAATGGAGGTCCGCGCCGAGCGCGTCGAACGCGTGAAAGAGGCCAAACGCGCCGGCGCCAGCCTCCGGCAGATCGCCCAGGCCGAGGGCGTCAGCCACGTTCAGATCCGCCGCGATCTGGGGGGCGAAGGTGTTACCCCCGTAACACCCGAACCGGCCCCCGAGCCGACCGACCCTCTCACCGCCGCCCGGACCAGCCTGGACCGCCTCCGGGCGGCGCTGGACGCGCTCACGGGCTCCGATTTGGCCCCGCACCTGCTCCGGCTCATCCGCCGACACGAAGTGGAACCGGCCGGGCTCGTGGCGAAGCTGGAAGCGGTCCTGGCGGACCTGGAAGCCGAACGCGTGTGCGGGTTCGAGGTGTGA
- a CDS encoding terminase small subunit, producing MTPKQQRFVDEYLIDLNATQAAIRAGYSARSAKGHTHRLLQDPEIRNAIDAAQAARRKRTELTADWVVERLRIEAERTGEGSSHSARVAALGWAMKLLGLCKEDAPHPDHPPIDLSKLTDEQKRATLAALRSAMGRPDPSRPVGARDGADALGGGPAPPG from the coding sequence ATGACTCCCAAACAGCAACGCTTCGTGGACGAATACCTGATCGACCTGAACGCCACCCAGGCGGCGATCCGGGCCGGGTACAGCGCGCGGTCGGCTAAGGGTCACACGCACCGACTGTTGCAGGATCCCGAGATCCGCAACGCCATCGACGCGGCCCAGGCCGCGCGCCGCAAGCGCACGGAACTGACGGCCGATTGGGTGGTGGAGCGGCTGCGGATCGAGGCCGAGCGCACCGGCGAGGGCTCGTCCCACTCGGCGCGTGTGGCGGCGCTCGGGTGGGCCATGAAGCTGCTCGGGCTGTGCAAGGAAGACGCCCCGCACCCCGACCACCCCCCCATCGACCTCTCCAAACTGACCGACGAGCAGAAACGTGCCACCCTTGCCGCCCTCCGATCCGCAATGGGCCGCCCCGACCCCAGCCGCCCTGTCGGCGCTCGAGACGGCGCTGACGCGCTGGGAGGCGGGCCAGCTCCGCCCGGCTGA